The Mesorhizobium sp. NBSH29 genome has a segment encoding these proteins:
- the aztC gene encoding zinc ABC transporter substrate-binding protein AztC yields the protein MSLLKRRARLLIAAASVMAATALPAMAAELKVVASFSIIADLARHVGGERVDLTTMVGPDGDAHVYEPKPTDAVAMAGADVVLVNGLHFEGFLQRLVEASATKAAIVELTKGVTPLAMQEEAHGAGEGAHTGHDHGDIDPHAFQSVPNVTIYVKNIADAFCAADAEGCATYTQNAERYTTELKALDAELRAAVEKIPAERRTVITSHDAFGYFAHEYGLTFLAPEGISTEAEASAADVAALITQVREDKASAIFVETISNPRLIEQIASETNLKVGGSLYSDALSGVDGPASTYVDMMRHNMATLSGAIATN from the coding sequence ATGTCCCTGCTGAAACGCCGCGCTCGATTGTTGATTGCCGCCGCTTCCGTGATGGCCGCAACGGCACTGCCAGCGATGGCTGCCGAACTGAAGGTCGTGGCAAGCTTTTCGATTATTGCCGACCTTGCCAGACATGTCGGCGGCGAACGCGTCGACCTGACCACCATGGTGGGTCCGGACGGGGATGCGCATGTCTACGAGCCCAAGCCGACCGACGCAGTGGCGATGGCGGGTGCCGATGTGGTGCTGGTGAACGGCCTGCATTTTGAAGGCTTTTTGCAGCGGCTGGTGGAAGCGAGCGCCACCAAGGCGGCAATCGTGGAACTGACCAAGGGCGTGACGCCGCTTGCCATGCAAGAAGAAGCGCATGGTGCCGGCGAAGGAGCGCATACAGGCCATGACCATGGCGACATCGATCCGCATGCGTTTCAGTCGGTGCCCAATGTCACAATCTATGTGAAGAACATTGCCGACGCTTTTTGCGCCGCCGATGCGGAAGGCTGCGCCACCTATACGCAAAATGCTGAGCGCTACACGACCGAGCTGAAGGCGCTCGACGCGGAGCTGCGGGCGGCGGTGGAAAAAATTCCGGCAGAGCGGCGCACGGTCATTACCTCGCATGATGCGTTCGGCTATTTCGCGCATGAATATGGGCTTACATTTTTGGCACCCGAGGGAATCTCCACTGAAGCAGAAGCGTCTGCCGCCGATGTTGCGGCGCTGATTACCCAGGTGCGCGAGGACAAGGCCTCGGCGATTTTCGTCGAGACTATTTCCAATCCGCGGCTGATTGAGCAGATCGCGTCTGAAACCAACCTCAAGGTCGGCGGATCGCTCTATTCCGACGCGCTGTCGGGCGTCGACGGCCCTGCCAGCACCTATGTCGACATGATGCGCCACAACATGGCGACGCTGAGCGGGGCAATCGCAACCAACTGA
- the aztB gene encoding zinc ABC transporter permease AztB yields the protein MYDFLIAPFVDFAFMQRALAGALLLALSSCPVGVFLMLRRMSLTGDAMAHAILPGAAAGFLLFGLQIIPMTIGGLVAGIVVALGAGAVSRFTIQKEDASMAAFYLISLALGVMMVSLRGSSVDLMHVLFGTVLALNNDALTLIALIAAVTLLGLAVFWRALVAECLDPLFLRSVSRLGTPVHFIFLGLVVLNLVGGFQALGTLLSVGLMMLPAAAARFWTVQLVPMVVLSVVIGMAACVAGLLLSYHFSLPSGPSIILSAGAVYLASIVIGTRGVVRSRVRHQRHRIA from the coding sequence ATGTATGATTTCCTGATCGCGCCCTTTGTCGATTTCGCTTTCATGCAGCGCGCGCTGGCGGGCGCGCTTTTGCTGGCACTAAGCTCGTGCCCGGTTGGCGTGTTCCTGATGCTGCGGCGGATGAGCCTGACCGGCGATGCGATGGCGCATGCCATTTTGCCGGGGGCGGCGGCCGGCTTTCTGCTGTTCGGATTGCAGATCATTCCGATGACAATTGGCGGGCTTGTTGCCGGGATCGTGGTGGCGCTGGGCGCGGGCGCGGTGTCGCGCTTCACGATCCAGAAGGAGGATGCCTCGATGGCCGCCTTCTACCTGATCTCACTGGCGCTTGGCGTGATGATGGTTTCGTTACGCGGATCGAGCGTGGACCTGATGCATGTTCTGTTTGGCACCGTTTTGGCCCTGAACAACGATGCGCTGACGCTGATCGCGCTGATAGCGGCGGTGACGCTTCTGGGGCTTGCGGTGTTCTGGCGGGCGCTGGTGGCCGAATGTCTCGACCCGCTGTTTTTACGCTCGGTCAGCCGCCTCGGCACGCCGGTGCATTTCATCTTTCTGGGGCTGGTGGTGCTCAATCTGGTAGGCGGTTTCCAGGCTCTGGGCACGCTGCTCTCGGTGGGGTTGATGATGCTGCCCGCAGCGGCGGCGCGATTCTGGACCGTGCAGCTGGTGCCGATGGTGGTGTTGTCGGTGGTGATCGGCATGGCGGCCTGCGTGGCCGGGCTGTTGCTCTCCTATCACTTTTCGCTGCCATCAGGACCGTCGATTATCCTGTCGGCGGGCGCTGTCTATCTTGCTTCCATCGTGATCGGGACGCGCGGCGTGGTGCGTTCGCGGGTGCGCCATCAGCGCCACCGGATTGCCTGA
- the aztA gene encoding zinc ABC transporter ATP-binding protein AztA — protein sequence MTLASLTFRDLTLGYTSHPAVHHLDGAVKRGSLTAVVGPNGSGKSTLMKGIVGVLEPMSGSVVRAAGSRIAYLPQQSEIDRSFPARVVDLVSLGLWPKRGLLGRIRTEDRRGISEALSAVGLEGFENRPIDTLSGGQLQRTLFARVLVQDADLILLDEPFNAVDAKTVGDLIALIKRWHGEERTVMVVVHDLELVRAHFPETLLLARQPVAWGDTKTTLTAKNLLTARRFNEAWSDDAPWCDAGEDGHGHDGHGHDHIHGHDHGHDHAGNGKRGHV from the coding sequence ATGACACTTGCCAGCCTGACTTTTCGCGATCTGACGCTGGGCTATACCAGCCACCCGGCCGTGCATCATCTTGATGGTGCGGTGAAGCGCGGTTCGCTGACGGCGGTGGTGGGACCCAACGGGTCAGGCAAATCGACCTTGATGAAGGGCATTGTGGGCGTGCTCGAACCGATGTCGGGCAGTGTTGTTCGCGCGGCGGGATCGCGCATTGCCTATCTTCCGCAGCAATCTGAAATCGATCGCAGCTTTCCGGCTCGCGTGGTCGATCTGGTGTCGCTTGGCCTGTGGCCAAAGCGCGGGCTTCTGGGCCGCATCCGCACTGAGGATCGCAGGGGGATTTCCGAGGCGTTGAGTGCGGTTGGGCTGGAAGGGTTTGAAAACCGGCCGATAGACACCCTGTCTGGCGGGCAACTGCAGCGCACGCTGTTTGCGCGCGTGCTGGTTCAGGATGCGGATCTGATCCTGCTCGACGAGCCCTTCAACGCTGTCGATGCCAAAACGGTAGGGGATCTGATAGCCCTGATCAAGCGCTGGCATGGCGAAGAGCGCACGGTAATGGTGGTGGTGCACGACCTTGAACTGGTACGTGCACATTTTCCCGAGACGCTGCTTCTGGCGCGCCAGCCGGTGGCCTGGGGCGACACGAAAACGACGCTGACGGCAAAGAACCTTTTGACCGCGCGCCGCTTCAACGAAGCGTGGAGCGATGATGCGCCCTGGTGTGACGCGGGTGAGGATGGGCATGGCCACGATGGCCACGGGCATGACCACATCCATGGGCACGACCACGGCCACGACCATGCCGGCAACGGGAAACGCGGCCATGTATGA
- a CDS encoding Fur family transcriptional regulator, which produces MTIADLTKNQSLVLKALTGAGGPLSAYTILDQLRDDGFRAPLQVYRALEKLLERGLVHRLESLNAFVACAHDHDHTHGLTAFAICEKCGQVSEFCDTTVEHRLRDWAQKSGFHATKTTIEIRGACGACA; this is translated from the coding sequence TTGACGATTGCCGACCTCACCAAAAACCAATCGCTGGTTCTCAAGGCGCTCACCGGCGCCGGCGGGCCCCTCAGCGCCTACACCATCCTCGACCAGTTGCGCGATGACGGCTTTCGCGCTCCGCTTCAGGTCTATCGGGCGCTGGAAAAGCTGCTCGAGCGCGGGCTGGTCCACCGCCTTGAAAGCCTCAATGCATTCGTCGCCTGCGCCCATGATCATGACCACACGCATGGGCTGACAGCCTTCGCCATCTGCGAAAAATGCGGCCAGGTCAGCGAATTCTGCGACACCACCGTCGAACACCGCCTGCGCGACTGGGCCCAGAAATCCGGCTTCCACGCCACCAAAACCACCATCGAAATCCGCGGCGCCTGCGGCGCCTGCGCTTAG
- the map gene encoding type I methionyl aminopeptidase: MTKTPHELALMAESGRLLAAVFCMLDRIDLVGVTTLEINAVVEDFIVNELGARPASKGQYGYGFVLNSSINHVVCHGVPSHADVLRDGDIVNLDITLEKNGFIADSSKTYMVGTVNPAASKLVKTTYDALWKGIEAVRAGARLGDIGYAIERHAKRNGYSVVREFCGHGIGREMHEEPQILHYGKPATGLEMREGMVFTIEPMLNRGRQSVRTEADGWTVVTKDGSLSAQFEHTVAVTATGASVLTLRPDERVLGAR, from the coding sequence GTGACCAAGACACCGCATGAACTGGCCTTGATGGCAGAATCGGGACGTCTTTTGGCAGCAGTGTTTTGCATGCTGGACCGCATCGATCTTGTTGGGGTGACGACGCTTGAGATCAATGCGGTGGTGGAAGATTTTATTGTCAACGAGCTCGGTGCGCGACCGGCGAGCAAAGGGCAGTATGGCTATGGCTTCGTGCTCAATTCCTCAATCAATCATGTGGTGTGCCATGGCGTGCCTTCACACGCCGACGTGCTGCGTGATGGCGACATTGTCAATCTGGACATCACGCTTGAGAAGAATGGCTTTATTGCCGATTCCAGCAAGACGTACATGGTGGGTACGGTGAACCCGGCCGCCAGCAAGCTTGTGAAAACCACCTATGATGCGCTGTGGAAGGGCATCGAGGCGGTGCGCGCCGGGGCCCGTCTTGGCGATATCGGCTATGCCATCGAGCGCCACGCCAAGCGCAATGGCTATTCGGTCGTGCGCGAATTCTGCGGCCATGGCATTGGCCGGGAGATGCACGAGGAACCGCAGATCCTGCATTACGGCAAACCCGCAACCGGACTGGAGATGCGCGAAGGCATGGTGTTCACCATCGAGCCGATGCTGAACCGTGGCCGCCAGAGCGTGCGCACCGAAGCGGATGGCTGGACCGTGGTGACCAAAGACGGCTCGCTATCGGCGCAGTTCGAGCACACGGTGGCCGTGACCGCGACCGGAGCAAGCGTGCTGACGCTGCGCCCTGACGAGAGGGTTTTGGGCGCCCGTTGA
- a CDS encoding ParD-like family protein, whose translation MGIVTLDDDLHEQLRKASKVTCRSINAQAAYWIKIGMLCEANPTLGFTEIIQREMHAAGVTVPSLSGAA comes from the coding sequence ATGGGTATTGTGACGCTTGACGATGACCTGCACGAACAATTGCGCAAGGCGAGCAAGGTGACCTGTCGCTCGATCAATGCGCAGGCGGCCTATTGGATCAAAATCGGCATGTTGTGCGAGGCCAACCCCACGCTTGGATTCACCGAAATCATCCAGCGCGAAATGCATGCCGCCGGCGTTACGGTACCGTCCCTGTCGGGTGCTGCGTGA
- a CDS encoding NAD(P)/FAD-dependent oxidoreductase, which produces MRHIETDIAIIGAGIAGAGVAAELAGEFRVTLIEQEDRPGYHSTGRSAAIFIRNYGNATIRALSRASVPMFEAAGAPDFSGPLLTQRGLLTIASEASIDDFRALMSEADGMVEITVDEACAMVPVLRREKIVAAAFEQDAQDIDVAALHDGWLRKAKKAGAELITGAPLLRGSRNDGGWDLETADTRIRAGIIVNAAGAWADHVATACGVAPLGLQPMRRSMAVIPAPEGIDLSRWPLVDDAAESWYFKPEGTKLYVSPAEEIPVDPHDAFVDDMVLAEGLDRFEQAVNIPVTRVERSWAGLRTFAPDRTPVAGFDSTSEEFFWLAGQGGYGIQTSPALSRLAALSIRRALLPADLDALLPALSPDRLRA; this is translated from the coding sequence ATGCGACATATCGAGACCGACATCGCCATCATCGGCGCCGGCATCGCCGGTGCTGGCGTTGCTGCCGAACTGGCGGGCGAATTCAGGGTCACGCTTATCGAGCAGGAAGATCGCCCGGGCTACCACTCCACCGGGCGGTCGGCCGCCATCTTCATCCGCAATTATGGCAATGCCACCATCCGCGCGCTGAGCCGCGCCAGTGTGCCGATGTTCGAGGCTGCCGGCGCGCCCGATTTTTCCGGCCCGCTGCTCACCCAGCGCGGCCTTCTCACGATTGCCAGTGAAGCCAGCATCGATGATTTTCGCGCCCTGATGTCAGAGGCAGACGGGATGGTCGAAATAACCGTCGATGAGGCCTGCGCCATGGTGCCGGTGCTACGCCGCGAAAAGATCGTGGCTGCAGCCTTCGAACAGGACGCGCAGGATATCGATGTCGCAGCCCTTCACGATGGCTGGCTGCGCAAGGCCAAAAAGGCTGGCGCTGAGCTAATCACCGGCGCGCCGCTGCTGCGCGGCTCCCGCAACGATGGCGGCTGGGATCTCGAAACGGCAGACACCCGCATCCGTGCCGGCATCATCGTCAATGCCGCCGGCGCCTGGGCCGATCACGTCGCCACGGCCTGCGGCGTCGCACCGCTCGGTCTCCAGCCGATGCGCCGTTCTATGGCCGTCATTCCGGCGCCCGAAGGCATCGATCTCTCACGCTGGCCGCTGGTCGATGACGCCGCCGAAAGCTGGTACTTCAAGCCCGAAGGAACAAAGCTTTACGTGTCGCCAGCCGAGGAAATCCCGGTCGATCCGCATGATGCCTTCGTCGACGACATGGTGCTGGCAGAAGGGCTCGACCGCTTCGAGCAGGCCGTCAATATCCCTGTCACCCGCGTGGAGCGCAGCTGGGCCGGTTTGCGCACCTTTGCACCCGACCGCACCCCGGTCGCCGGCTTCGACAGCACCAGCGAAGAGTTTTTCTGGCTGGCCGGGCAGGGCGGCTATGGCATCCAGACCTCGCCTGCGCTGTCGCGTCTCGCGGCCCTCTCCATCCGCCGTGCCTTGCTGCCGGCAGATCTCGACGCGCTTCTTCCGGCCCTCTCGCCGGACCGGCTGCGCGCCTAA
- a CDS encoding RidA family protein — translation MTIRRIEAGPRMSQAVIHGNIVYLAGQVGTAGASVTKQTEDVLASIDRLLAEAGTDKSKILQAIIWMADMTDFAEMNAAWDKWVDGPNAPARATGEAKLATPDYKVEIIITAAI, via the coding sequence ATGACCATCCGTCGCATCGAAGCCGGCCCCCGCATGAGCCAGGCTGTTATCCACGGCAACATCGTTTATCTCGCCGGTCAGGTCGGCACGGCAGGTGCCAGCGTCACCAAGCAGACCGAAGACGTGTTGGCCTCCATCGACCGCCTGCTCGCTGAAGCCGGCACCGACAAGTCGAAAATCCTTCAGGCTATCATCTGGATGGCTGATATGACCGATTTCGCCGAAATGAATGCCGCTTGGGACAAATGGGTAGACGGCCCCAATGCCCCAGCCCGCGCCACCGGCGAAGCCAAACTCGCAACCCCTGACTACAAGGTCGAGATCATCATCACCGCTGCGATTTGA
- the hutC gene encoding histidine utilization repressor — protein MTMHSAVDGGETLSLHQRILCEIRDRILSGEWEPGYRIPFEHELTDQYGCSRMTVNKALSQLAATGLIERRRRSGSFVRRPQLQSAILEIHDIKAEVAALALPYRYELSASIRRKATQADRLLLDVASGHTVLALSCRHFAGAKPFCLEERLISLDAVPEAAEQSFTDMAPGPWLVAKVPWSAAEHTIRATSADTACAEQLGVARGTACLVVERKTWSAEQQAITHVRLTYAGDDHALVARFTPAEG, from the coding sequence ATGACCATGCATAGCGCGGTTGATGGGGGCGAGACGTTGTCGCTGCATCAGCGCATCCTGTGCGAGATTCGCGACCGTATTCTTTCCGGCGAATGGGAGCCGGGTTACCGCATTCCATTCGAGCATGAACTGACCGACCAATATGGCTGTTCGCGCATGACCGTGAACAAGGCGCTGTCGCAGCTTGCCGCGACGGGGCTGATCGAGCGGCGGCGACGCTCTGGTAGTTTTGTGCGGCGGCCGCAATTGCAATCAGCCATTCTGGAAATTCACGACATCAAGGCAGAGGTGGCAGCACTTGCCCTGCCCTATCGCTATGAGCTGAGCGCCAGCATCAGGCGCAAAGCAACACAGGCCGACCGGCTGTTGCTGGATGTGGCATCCGGGCACACTGTACTGGCGCTTTCCTGCCGACATTTTGCGGGTGCAAAACCCTTTTGCCTTGAGGAGCGCCTCATCAGCCTGGATGCGGTGCCGGAAGCGGCAGAGCAGAGTTTTACCGATATGGCACCCGGCCCCTGGCTGGTGGCAAAGGTGCCGTGGAGCGCTGCCGAACATACAATCCGCGCCACCTCAGCCGACACCGCCTGCGCAGAACAACTTGGCGTTGCCCGTGGCACCGCCTGTCTGGTGGTCGAGCGCAAGACATGGAGCGCCGAGCAGCAGGCAATCACCCATGTGCGGCTGACCTATGCGGGTGATGACCACGCGCTGGTTGCAAGGTTCACACCGGCTGAGGGGTGA
- a CDS encoding formimidoylglutamate deiminase has product MSAIFAQQALLPEGWRNNVRICFEDGRVSQITPDTDAQKGDETHAILLESMPNLHSHAFQRGMAGLAETRGPGSDSFWSWREVMYRFALTMSPDQMEAVAAQLYVEMLEAGFSRVGEFHYLHHDCNGQAYDNIAEMAQRIASAAQDTGIALTLLPVFYAHSGFGGTAPGAGQRRFINDLDQFARLYEGCQAAISDTANSVLGVAPHSLRAVTPAELEQIVALADGGPIHIHIAEQKKEVADCIAWSGARPVEWLLDHAEVNSDWCLIHATHMNPLETKGFALSGAVAGLCPITEANLGDGTFSAPEFLSHGGAFGIGSDSNVQIGVVDELRQLEYSQRLLLNQRNVLAHFGETTGRNLFTNALAGGKQALGAGKSGLNAGGSADFVTLDGDHPTFAAKSGDQILDAWIFSGARAVDCVWVGGKKLVEGGRHFSRDRIAAKFRATMRDLAAT; this is encoded by the coding sequence ATGTCTGCCATTTTCGCCCAACAAGCATTGCTGCCTGAAGGCTGGCGCAACAATGTGCGGATCTGTTTTGAAGACGGGCGGGTGAGCCAAATCACCCCTGACACGGATGCGCAGAAGGGTGACGAGACGCACGCTATCTTATTGGAATCCATGCCAAATCTGCACAGTCATGCCTTTCAACGCGGCATGGCGGGATTGGCGGAAACGCGCGGGCCGGGTTCTGACAGTTTCTGGTCGTGGCGCGAGGTGATGTACCGTTTCGCGCTGACCATGAGCCCTGACCAGATGGAGGCTGTTGCCGCGCAGCTTTATGTGGAAATGCTGGAAGCCGGCTTTTCGCGCGTTGGCGAATTTCACTATCTCCACCACGACTGCAATGGCCAAGCCTATGATAATATTGCAGAAATGGCGCAGCGTATTGCGAGCGCCGCGCAAGATACGGGCATTGCGCTGACGCTGCTGCCGGTTTTTTATGCCCATTCAGGCTTTGGCGGAACGGCACCCGGCGCGGGACAGCGGCGCTTTATCAATGATCTCGACCAGTTTGCGCGGCTTTATGAGGGGTGCCAGGCGGCGATTTCGGACACGGCCAATTCTGTTCTTGGCGTCGCGCCGCATAGTTTGCGGGCGGTCACGCCGGCAGAACTGGAGCAAATCGTGGCGCTGGCCGATGGCGGGCCGATCCACATCCATATTGCCGAACAAAAGAAGGAAGTCGCGGACTGTATCGCATGGTCCGGCGCGCGGCCCGTGGAGTGGCTGCTTGACCATGCCGAGGTGAATTCTGATTGGTGCCTTATCCACGCGACACATATGAACCCCTTGGAAACAAAGGGCTTTGCGCTGAGCGGTGCGGTTGCCGGCCTCTGCCCCATCACCGAGGCAAACCTGGGCGATGGTACATTTTCTGCGCCTGAATTTTTGAGCCACGGCGGCGCGTTTGGGATCGGCTCCGATTCCAATGTGCAGATCGGGGTGGTGGATGAATTGCGCCAACTGGAATATTCGCAGCGATTATTGCTCAATCAACGCAATGTGTTGGCCCATTTTGGCGAAACCACGGGCAGAAATCTGTTCACAAACGCTTTAGCCGGTGGAAAACAGGCACTGGGTGCGGGCAAAAGCGGGCTGAATGCGGGCGGGTCTGCCGACTTCGTGACACTCGATGGCGACCACCCGACCTTCGCCGCGAAATCGGGTGACCAGATCCTCGATGCATGGATTTTTTCTGGTGCACGCGCTGTCGATTGTGTCTGGGTGGGAGGCAAAAAACTGGTCGAGGGGGGACGCCATTTTTCGCGTGACAGGATCGCTGCAAAATTTCGCGCGACCATGCGCGACCTTGCCGCGACATGA